Part of the Ruegeria sp. AD91A genome, GAATGACTGTTTTGCCTTGTTACTGGTCGGCGCCGAGTCATTAGATCATCTTCTGCAGTTTCCTATCGGCGCGGATATCGGTCGTGAAATATGACCGCTTGTCCTCGGCTGTGCCTGCGGGCCGCACCACCCCTGTCGAATAGCGTTGCCTCGCCCCCCCCCGCGTTTGCCACGTGGCAGATTAGCAGGAACAGGCAGCTTCGCTGTCTGACCTGCAAATCAGCTCTGATTGTCCGAAAGGGAAGTCAGAACAAACCAAACTGTCTGCGGGAGCATAATAAGGGGGCGGCGTGTTAGTTGATGACGTAAAGGTCAAATTCAACTGATGTCCAACGTTGGGGGCGCCATCTGATGTCGAACGTTCACCTTGTTTCTGGTCCACCTGTGACGGTTGGGTCAGATTCGTGTGACGTTCAACAGGAAATGTAGAACGTCACTGATACTTGACTCAATCGATATCCAAAACCTCAACAAATCGGCCAATCACGTCATCCATTTCTGACCCAAACGTCAAGCAAATCTGACCCAGAGCGAGCAGAACCCCCTCATCGGCACTGCTAACGATAGTCGCCGAACCAGCTTGCCAAATAGCCCATTCCCGGGCTTTAAACACAAACGCTTTAATAAGGTGCCTTGGACAGCGTCATCAAAAACGCAACTAAGTCTGCAATCTCTTGCTCAGACAAATTCAATTGCGAGAGAATGGCTTCACCGTCGGCGTGCAGCCTTTCCGTATTGATTTTGCTGTAATGTCGGATCACAGCGTTCAGATCCTTTAGGCTGCCGTCATGCATGTACGGTGCGGTTTCAGCCACTCCACGCAGGCTGGGCGTGCGGAAGGTTCCAAATTCAGCGTGGCTCCGGCGTACATTTCGAACCGCCCAAGCACCTTGCTTATCCGGATCGTCATTCCAGTCGCCGTCCAGTGTATAGAGGCTTGAGAGCAAAAAGTTCAATCCACCAAACCGACCTTCGTCGACCTCGGTTTCATTCAGAAAATATGGTACACTGGCATCGTGGAACTCATTGTTGGAAAACCTCGGGCCGTTGTGGCAAAATACGCAATTCCCGCGCCCTAAAAACAGCTGAAGACCTCGCTGGGCTGCCTCAGGGTAGTAGGCAGCCGCTGGAAAATCTCGACGCTCTAAGGCATCGCGAAAATCGTCAAACTGCGTCCGGTCTGTAACCAAAATCTCCAAGTAAGCCGAAAGAGCTTTCGCGGCATTCACCAGAACAAGCTCTGGGCCCTGATTTTGGATGACGCCAAAAATAGCTTCAAAGTCATCAATGTAGGCACTTTCAGACATTGCTGTTTTTAGGCTTTCGGGGCTGTGCGCCATCTCTTGTTCTTCGATGATCGGATGCAGGCTGGCTGCCCAAAGGTTATCGCTTTTGCCACCCCACCCATACCAGCGGAGTCCGGCCAGGTTCCGCAGTGATGGAGTGTTTCGGTCCAACAGTACACGGCCGAGCGCCCGCGCCTCCGACGTTGCAAACGCCTGTTCAGGATCATGACAACTTGCACAAGAAAATGCACCGTCGACGGATAACACCGGATCGTTGAATAAGGCCTCTCCAAGCGCGATCGCTCTGGCATTGTTCGAAACCCTATTGCTTGGGTCTGACTGGAAGGATGGTGGCCACGGCCCAAAGGAAAGCGTTTGTTCAATTTCGTCTGCAGATAACAAGACCTCTGCACGCACTGCCCCTGTCAAGGCTATGAGCGCAGCTGTAACCCACAGCTTCATTTCAGCGTAATTTCTGACGAATAGAAAATTGATTG contains:
- a CDS encoding cytochrome-c peroxidase, with translation MKLWVTAALIALTGAVRAEVLLSADEIEQTLSFGPWPPSFQSDPSNRVSNNARAIALGEALFNDPVLSVDGAFSCASCHDPEQAFATSEARALGRVLLDRNTPSLRNLAGLRWYGWGGKSDNLWAASLHPIIEEQEMAHSPESLKTAMSESAYIDDFEAIFGVIQNQGPELVLVNAAKALSAYLEILVTDRTQFDDFRDALERRDFPAAAYYPEAAQRGLQLFLGRGNCVFCHNGPRFSNNEFHDASVPYFLNETEVDEGRFGGLNFLLSSLYTLDGDWNDDPDKQGAWAVRNVRRSHAEFGTFRTPSLRGVAETAPYMHDGSLKDLNAVIRHYSKINTERLHADGEAILSQLNLSEQEIADLVAFLMTLSKAPY